CTAGTAAACATCAGGTTGAgaataaataattattcatactTTTACTGTAATAGATTTTGATGCGTCAAGATGGTTCAGCCGGCATGTTCCAAGAAGATACTCTGGTAGCTCCTCTTCTGTATTTgcctgcatatatatatatatacacaaaagaAAATCCACATTTCTATATTGGTTAAAAAGTGTATGATCATTCCATAGTGATCCAATTCCTGTTCTTCTTAGGGTTGATTTTACCTGTATCAAAAATGCCATTTCAATAACCAGATTGTTGAGGTAACCAAGCACAAGACTGACCACGCCTCTTGCCACCGTCGATGACCCAATGTCAATCCCAAGCTGAAATGACAGATAAATCAAATTTCAGTATTGCCACAAAAGATTTTCATGCTTTTTCTACTCTCCTACTTGCAAATGTGGAGAGGCTAGCTAGAAGAGAAATGAATCTAACTCGGAGAAAATTTAAGTGATTTTCAAATGCATTCTCCAGGTTAATAGTGCTTGGACCCTGACAGATATATAAATGTAGTTCATGAAAGTTTACCTCCAAGTAGTTCTTCCCACggaaataattaatttccaatgCTTGGCCAATGAGACAAGCTTTCTTTCCGACACTCTGCTTGACTATCCACGACCCCTAACAAAACAAACTCAATTATCAGAACCTTGCTTTATAACCCACTGGTGAGTTCACTTCCATCAAAGATTCTCAATGTCAACTACACAATACTGCATGCACCGACCTTTGATATATATGGAATGAGCTTAAACCTTGAATTTCTATATGCGTCATCACCATTGATGAAGTTATACAGTAAGGGTGAATCTTCGACTGGAGTATTCATAATATAGTATAGTGCTAGGCTATATGTTGCTGAACCTGGCACCTGTTTCATGGTAAATAATTCAGTTATGTTAAATGCTTAAGAACCAAAAAGAATACAGCTTGACAGAATTAAATGTAAAACAAAATGGCAAAGTACCTGTATGTTTACAATGAAGAAAAACTCTGGTCCACCCTGAGCAGCATATTTCTGCAGATAAAcattttttgtaacttttttcctCAATTTGCAGGCAACATATAGCAAATACAACAAGTACAGTTGAGCTTATAGGTGACCCATGAGCATGACCTCTAAATCTCAATCGACAGAAAAAGAAAGGCCTATATAAAAGAAAACCTGAACAATGCCCCCAGGACGCCCTCCTAGATCATCTTCGCGTTTGTCAGATCTTAGCCAATCTGCAGCGACCATTTGCATTAATGTGCCCTTTGCCTTAaactgaaagaaaaaaagaacaaagatgTAATTCTAAATTGGATTTGAAATTTAAGGAAAACTAAAAGTTGGGCTATGCAAAAGTAAAGCCAAAGTGAATTTGATTTGGATATCCAGGACTAGAAACTTCCTAGCAATTGATCACCATAAGATATCTACAAAACCCGACAATTAACTGTGTCCTAAACATGCTAGGCAAACATGGAAGGACATGTATATCATTTAGAGATCGTCAGAGACAAAGCACCTGTTAATGCAAGATCATGCAACAAGGCATACAATAAACCATCATAGAACACACCATCTTAAGTTTTGTAGTACAATTCAGCTTTGTGTCACTGAAATACTTTTCTTCATACCTTCTTACAATCTTCTAGGTAATTCTCCCCACGAATTAAAAATGTGGAGGGTTCTGCCGCTGTCCAACTGCAGGGTAATGTACAAGTTGGATCTTTGGGAAGAGTGTTTCCATAGGAGCAACATATGCCATCTTCCTTCGTCATGTCTTGTAAGTCCATGTAGCCCCTTTTCTGGACTGCAACATACAAGGAATTGGAAGCCATCAGCAATTATCTTTCTAAAAATTCTATTGAAAAGAAAATTCTTTGTTTCTATATTATAGAAAGGAATACTGATCATCCAAATAGGAACCACCTGCAAGATCATGTAACTTTTTCACAAAAACAGCAGCAGTTGATAACTTTGTTTGGCGTGTATCCTGTAAATTTCAGTCACATAGATGTCATGTGAGAAACTTCGAGCAAAACATACACACACAAAACCTTTAGGGGAGAAAAACTCTAGAGTAATACAGCCATACTAAGAAACATAATAGGAAAAATAGAGACTCTATAGTTGGTCACATCCTCTGAGATATGAAGCACCACTAACTGCAACTTAGTTTGCATGTAAGAATCAATGATAAATTACTTTGACTTATACCTGAGAGTATACTTCAGGAGCATAGTCAGAATCCCACCCATCTGTTGATTGATCATAGTCTGTTGGTTCTGGAACATCAAAGAATTCATCGGCAGCATCATTAAGACCTACCAGACTCGAGTGCTCTGAAGGTGCCTTTTCCATTCCTTCACTCAAAATTTCCTTTGATTTTCCAGCCTCTATCTGTGTGCACATATCAACTACACAGTCCTCTTCACTCCGTTGCAACCTAACAGCCTGTATCAACTCTCCAGATGAAATATCAGCAGAAGgatattttccttgttttgctTTGAATAACTCTCTTAACGCTGCAGGTACATGAAATTAATTCCTAGCAAATTAATGCCTCAAATGATCACACAATCATTAAAcattacacacacacacacgatATTGAACAGATAAATAAGATTATAACAGCAGTTGGGATTAAGGGTAATATATCACATGAAATTATAACACAATATATGATTACCAGCAACTCTCTCAAGCATACGGATGGTAATAGATCGGGCTGCAGAAGTTTTAAGATAAGATTTCCAGAACTTCCAATCAATTGCAAGCATGTGTTTTACAACTGAGTGTTTTTCTTCATTCAGAGGAGATATGACATATCCACCACCTGCAAATAAGTGCCGGACATTGACCTCATAGATTAACTTTCAGTTTTTCTGCTTTTTAATATAAACATCTTCCTGTTCTTTTATAGAGAATTTCAAGAGTGCATCATATACCGCAACCTATAAATTTCTCTGTGGCATACAAGGACAAATTTATCACATCAAAATAAAGCAATGGGATAGACATTTATCTGCAGTATTCAAACTGAAGTCAAACAACGCTTCAACtttcaaacatataaaaaaaccagaataaatacatttttttttaatGCACACATGAGATGCTTAGTAAACAAGGTTAAGAGTATGCTCAATTAAATCTAGAAGATTAGGACAGTTCATGCATCCtataatgtatatatttatgcATGAAAGTAGGATATAGAGAACTCAGAAAGATGTAAGAAGTTCTGTTTTACTTATGTTTCAGGCATACATTACTTTTAAGGCAGGCACGGATATAGCTTTTCTGTGGGGGGCACTTCTTGTGAAACACTGAGTGGTACAGAATAACTGTTATAAAATCAACCAAAAAGAAGTTAGTTTGTAATTTAACTAGATTTGTTGTGACTTCCGAATAGAACTTTTAAGAATCTCCTCAAAGCAATTACTACCATATGTTCCATCATCTTCTCTTCTCCAATAGCGGCGCAACAAGAgatccctccttttcattccccTGCAAGTATAATGAGTTAGTGAAACTATATAACCAGAAACCTCTATCTTGCAAATCATAATGACAAAATCAGAAGTTTGGATCTGACATAGGTAACCAATCACCGTATAGCCGCTTGTGAATGATATCAGTATGACCATCAAGATGTTCAATCACACTACCCTTGTAGAAACAGAAATCCCATCTGCAAGGATATTTGCAAATTTCCTTTGGTcttagaaaaagaaaacatttcagGAAAAGACAAATACATTGCTAGATGAATAGAATTCTAATTTTGTAAAACTTTAAAACATGCTAGAAAGAAGAgttataataaatgaaatatagatttCTAATTTTGCAAAACTTTAAAAGTTAAAGCACACTAGAGAGCATCAGAGGACTGATAGTAAATAAAATAGAGGCGTTAAAAGGGCACCAAATATAGATGTCAACTACATGCATGGTATCATCTTCAAAATGCAGATTTCTTATGGTTTTTGTGGAGCTATTAAACTAATGTATAAATAATTTCTAGGCAAATTGAAGTCTGTATCAACAAGGGCAAAGATTACATTGCTGCTGTTTCTATCATGCATCAAATTTGAGTTGAGATTTCTTCTCCATTACAACCTCAGTGAGAAAAAAGCACTAACTACACACAAAAGATTGTCCAATGGGAAATAATAATCACAATGCGGTCTGTTCCATTGAACTGCAATGCTAGATCCACTACAATTAATAATATACTTAGAATTAAAGTACCATTGAGATTGAAATCAATCCATGGTTCTTGCAAAAGAATTTAAGAGCTCATTTCAAGGAAAATACAGAGTACTTGGCAGCTTACTCTGATCTTGAGGGTCCAAGAGACATAAGTGTCTGGAAAATGGCTTCTGAAGTTCCATCTATGACACCCACAGCCATGATCGCAGGATGATCATCCCACTGTCAATGGAGGGAGGAGAAAAGTGTCAAAATGCAATTGCATGAAATCCATTGACAGGCAAATCAAAAGCTACCAACCTTTCCATGAGAATCCCTATCTTTAGCTTCTTTAAACAGTCTAAGACCTGCGTTTCATCATGGTTTTAGACAAACAATTATGGTTATCTAAAAAATCACAAATATTTGTTCCGTAATTACCATTCTGACAGCCAAAGATTGTCCAAGGTGAAGGTGCTACAACATCAGATGTCACTCTGTCCATCTTTGTGGATGAACAAAGAGTCCAGTCAATAGAATTGTTATGATTTGTGTTACTGGAACCAGTCGATCTGCATGCAAGGAGCCCTTCTAAGAAACTGATATATAATAATAGAGCATAAACATGAGAGAATACTTGATAGTAAAACAAGCATTAAGTCCAGTCGCAGTCATCAGTAGTAAATATTCTAAATAAATGCAACTTAAGTTACTCAAGCAATCAGCACAGAATCAAATCATGCCCAAGCATAGGTGAAGAGACAGAAAAAAAGCAACAGTTGGATATATGTTACATAGCAATAATGGATGGTTACTTCTTACCTAAAGGACTGCCATCTGCTCTTTGAACAAGCAACATCATTTCCAGGGTATGTACCACCCTGTATAAATACAATAAAATCTAATTCTCATCTCATATTGTGTTGGAAACTTATGATGTGCATTAACAAGGGGAAGCAGTTCATTTCAGACCTTTAAAGCTGCTTCCTGGAAGGATTGAATCCATCTTGCTGCTTCCTCAGGACTACTAGCTCCTAGCTGAAAAATTGATTCCATATGTCATACATGAAGGTGAAATTATCATACATGCTGACTAACAAttgtttttgtaaaatatttGCCGCACCTTAAGTTGATCATTGTGATTAGAACTATTATAAAGAGTGAATATGAAGAATACCTACAAGCCAAACAAAGAACTGTCCTTAAAAAATCTCCAATGGGGTGAACCAATCAGAAAACACAAACCAATAAAATTACAACTGTCCAAGAAAAAAGGAAACATAATTCACATACGTTGCTGTGAATGCTCTCTCTCCCATTGTCTGTAACTCGAATGCAGGAATCAATAATAACACTTCGATCAGGTTCCTGAAAGGTAAATCAAGGTTCAGTTTTTAGGCTTATTAAAATTGTTAAGCGTCAAAAGCACAGTCTACAACTACGAAATATAAACAATagaaaaattaacttaaaaatgaATATGAGCCCAGATACAGTCTTAGCATCGTCATTTATTAATTCATCGATATATACAAAACACTTTCGCACAGCTAAAGATGAACTGCAACAGCAACAAACAAATGCACTAGATAGCTCGACCATTGGGTATTCTTCCAAGACACTTCAGATTAAAGCGAAGATGTGCCACATTGTATAATTATGCTTAAAGTGTATCTAACGATTTGCTTGGCTTATGATTATCATCGAATCAACTTAGCTTTCTCTAAAAGCTAAAGATTTAACAGCACAAAGACTGTGCGACGTATGAATGATAAAGTAAAATATTCCTGACCAAAAGCTGACGTTACAATTCTCCAGATTTACCTATAAAGAGTTATCTCTATCAGGCGATTAAAAAAAAACAGCAAAAACCTGAAAGGCTTCTCGATCGAAAGAACCAATTCAAtaggggaaaaaataaaaaaaggagaaaaagaaatcaGCTGCATAAAAAAGCATATATGTTCTCAATCAAGCTCTCTCTCCTTACTATTAAAGTACTCTCTGAAAACGCTTTTGTCATGAAATATTAAATCATATTCAACTAATCCATTACTAAGCAACTACAATgattagtaaatatataaataaaatagtataagaaaatcaataataaatgaacaaattaaaaaaagaagacgTCATACTACTAAAAACTAGTTATTCACTTATTAGAGC
The sequence above is drawn from the Gossypium hirsutum isolate 1008001.06 chromosome A05, Gossypium_hirsutum_v2.1, whole genome shotgun sequence genome and encodes:
- the LOC107959022 gene encoding protein ENHANCED DISEASE RESISTANCE 2 isoform X1, with amino-acid sequence MAGSQIGELKMEGWLHIIRSNRIGLQYSRKRYFVLEDHLLKSFKSMPVSNLQEPDRSVIIDSCIRVTDNGRESIHSNVFFIFTLYNSSNHNDQLKLGASSPEEAARWIQSFQEAALKGGTYPGNDVACSKSRWQSFRSTGSSNTNHNNSIDWTLCSSTKMDRVTSDVVAPSPWTIFGCQNGLRLFKEAKDRDSHGKWDDHPAIMAVGVIDGTSEAIFQTLMSLGPSRSEWDFCFYKGSVIEHLDGHTDIIHKRLYGDWLPMGMKRRDLLLRRYWRREDDGTYVILYHSVFHKKCPPQKSYIRACLKSGGYVISPLNEEKHSVVKHMLAIDWKFWKSYLKTSAARSITIRMLERVAALRELFKAKQGKYPSADISSGELIQAVRLQRSEEDCVVDMCTQIEAGKSKEILSEGMEKAPSEHSSLVGLNDAADEFFDVPEPTDYDQSTDGWDSDYAPEVYSQDTRQTKLSTAAVFVKKLHDLAGVQKRGYMDLQDMTKEDGICCSYGNTLPKDPTCTLPCSWTAAEPSTFLIRGENYLEDCKKFKAKGTLMQMVAADWLRSDKREDDLGGRPGGIVQKYAAQGGPEFFFIVNIQVPGSATYSLALYYIMNTPVEDSPLLYNFINGDDAYRNSRFKLIPYISKGSWIVKQSVGKKACLIGQALEINYFRGKNYLELGIDIGSSTVARGVVSLVLGYLNNLVIEMAFLIQANTEEELPEYLLGTCRLNHLDASKSITVKV
- the LOC107959022 gene encoding protein ENHANCED DISEASE RESISTANCE 2-like isoform X2, which produces MAGSQIGELKMEGWLHIIRSNRIGLQYSRKRYFVLEDHLLKSFKSMPVSNLQEPDRSVIIDSCIRVTDNGRESIHSNVFFIFTLYNSSNHNDQLKLGASSPEEAARWIQSFQEAALKGGTYPGNDVACSKSRWQSFRSTGSSNTNHNNSIDWTLCSSTKMDRVTSDVVAPSPWTIFGCQNGLRLFKEAKDRDSHGKWDDHPAIMAVGVIDGTSEAIFQTLMSLGPSRSEWDFCFYKGSVIEHLDGHTDIIHKRLYGDWLPMGMKRRDLLLRRYWRREDDGTYVILYHSVFHKKCPPQKSYIRACLKSGGYVISPLNEEKHSVVKHMLAIDWKFWKSYLKTSAARSITIRMLERVAALRELFKAKQGKYPSADISSGELIQAVRLQRSEEDCVVDMCTQIEAGKSKEILSEGMEKAPSEHSSLVGLNDAADEFFDVPEPTDYDQSTDGWDSDYAPEVYSQDTRQTKLSTAAVFVKKLHDLAVQKRGYMDLQDMTKEDGICCSYGNTLPKDPTCTLPCSWTAAEPSTFLIRGENYLEDCKKFKAKGTLMQMVAADWLRSDKREDDLGGRPGGIVQKYAAQGGPEFFFIVNIQVPGSATYSLALYYIMNTPVEDSPLLYNFINGDDAYRNSRFKLIPYISKGSWIVKQSVGKKACLIGQALEINYFRGKNYLELGIDIGSSTVARGVVSLVLGYLNNLVIEMAFLIQANTEEELPEYLLGTCRLNHLDASKSITVKV
- the LOC107959022 gene encoding protein ENHANCED DISEASE RESISTANCE 2-like isoform X3 is translated as MAGSQIGELKMEGWLHIIRSNRIGLQYSRKRYFVLEDHLLKSFKSMPVSNLQEPDRSVIIDSCIRVTDNGRESIHSNVFFIFTLYNSSNHNDQLKLGASSPEEAARWIQSFQEAALKGGTYPGNDVACSKSRWQSFRSTGSSNTNHNNSIDWTLCSSTKMDRVTSDVVAPSPWTIFGCQNGLRLFKEAKDRDSHGKWDDHPAIMAVGVIDGTSEAIFQTLMSLGPSRSEWDFCFYKGSVIEHLDGHTDIIHKRLYGDWLPMGMKRRDLLLRRYWRREDDGTYVILYHSVFHKKCPPQKSYIRACLKSNAVRLQRSEEDCVVDMCTQIEAGKSKEILSEGMEKAPSEHSSLVGLNDAADEFFDVPEPTDYDQSTDGWDSDYAPEVYSQDTRQTKLSTAAVFVKKLHDLAGVQKRGYMDLQDMTKEDGICCSYGNTLPKDPTCTLPCSWTAAEPSTFLIRGENYLEDCKKFKAKGTLMQMVAADWLRSDKREDDLGGRPGGIVQKYAAQGGPEFFFIVNIQVPGSATYSLALYYIMNTPVEDSPLLYNFINGDDAYRNSRFKLIPYISKGSWIVKQSVGKKACLIGQALEINYFRGKNYLELGIDIGSSTVARGVVSLVLGYLNNLVIEMAFLIQANTEEELPEYLLGTCRLNHLDASKSITVKV